The proteins below come from a single Mercenaria mercenaria strain notata chromosome 3, MADL_Memer_1, whole genome shotgun sequence genomic window:
- the LOC123523689 gene encoding armadillo repeat-containing protein 1-like produces the protein MVSCEAIQAMKTMAMDVKKRAILVKDSTCIGGLVLVLSNPDENVVKLALETIHLLAETADHRPLLRGFIGMMEQLESLIDRKDCGEVECMAKEVYMQLKQDSQVTPLKDNFNTSANKSRRSSMQKMLHGGYKNSKIIVLQLKGLLNKCDRDVCMRLLLQVKGVISITFDMNKKRCIVRAKLDVRPESLVQAIAKTQSIHAQQVVKNDSGEEMFLSFGTRNDKLNKENESDLPDYLPDDEELQPIDDKAISRNKPDSTSGGWLSSAASFLANSFYW, from the exons ATGGTATCCTGTGAAGCTATTCAAGCTATGAAGACAATGGCAATGGATGTCAAGAAAAGAGCAATCCTTGTCAAG GACAGTACATGTATCGGTGGGCTAGTGCTTGTTTTGTCAAATCCTGATGAGAATGTTGTCAAGCTTGCTTTAGAG ACGATACATCTGTTAGCCGAAACTGCGGATCATAGACCATTGTTGAGAGGATTTATTGGTATGATGGAGCAGCTAGAGTCACTCATTGACAG GAAAGATTGTGGTGAGGTTGAATGTATGGCTAAAGAAGTTTACATGCAGCTGAAACAAGATAGTCAGGTTACCCCACTCAAAGACAACTTTAATACTTCAGCAAATAAGTCCAG aagAAGCAGTATGCAGAAGATGTTACACGGAGGTTATAAGAACTCCAAAATAATTGTACTGCAGCTCAAAGGACTCCTAAATAAG tgTGACAGAGATGTCTGCATGCGACTGCTGCTGCAAGTGAAAGGCGTTATAAGCATCACTTTTGACATGAATAAAAAACGCTGCATCGTGAGAGCAAAACTTGATGTCCGTCCAGAG AGTCTGGTACAAGCTATTGCCAAGACACAGTCAATTCATGCACAACAGGTTGTGAAAAATGATTCTGGGGAAGAG ATGTTCCTGTCCTTTGGTACACGCAATGATAAATTGAACAAAGAGAATGAATCTGATCTGCCAGACTACCTTCCCGATGATGAAGAATTACAGCCTATTGATGACAAAGCCATCTCCCGCAACAAGCCTGATTCTACATCAGGAGGCTGGCTTAGCTCTGCAGCTAGTTTTCTTGCTAATTCATTTTACTGGTGA